The region tgaagtgcagttgatgcACGACGTTGTGCTAGGGTCCGGTGTGCTGCACAGTGATTCAGCGCATGTGTGTACACACTTTCTTTCATGCTCCTTTCCGTTGCGGTTTCCTGCCGGAcactggatatagttccctgtgctgtgtggtcGGACCTGTTGTTCATCTGTTGCACGTGCGGTAGTGTGTCTCTGCTAGTCCCAAACTGCCCATTTATGCCTCACCCCCATTACCCTTTggcaaccgtaagtttgttttctagaggACAGTCTATCTTGATGAATGTTTTGTGTCCACTTTTAAGTAATACGTGTTCTGCTGTTGTTTGGACCGCTCCATGAACGTCAGGTCAAGGTTAGTAATAGTGCTGAGTGTATCTCTTACGCTCACTGAGTTTCTGTCCACCATTAACTCGGGGGCAGGTGGGTGGAGCTCCACCTGCAATTGCGGACCCGCCGAGTCTCCCTGTAGGTCTGTCGGTTTTGCTTCATATCTTTGGAAGGTCTAGTAGGTGGGTGCACACCTGATGAATTGGCCCCTCTGTCACTCTGTGGGGTGTCCCTTGTCACCGTGGTGTGTTGGCTTCAGTCTTCATCTGACTGATTCAGCCGCACCAGCTTGCTTCTGGTCAGTGTTAGCACGCCACACCTCTCCATCCCTTCGCTTTGAACCTCTGAGTGTTTGTGTTTAAAGTGGTTTTTGCAGGCAGCACATAGTTAGTCGTACTTTTATAAGCAGTGTGACAATCCCTGCATTTCTGAAAAAACAGCTTCCTTTGGGTAGACCCCGTCCTGTTTCTCCTTCATGACGCCCTCGTCATGGGGTGCTGCTTTCCCCTTGGCACTGGGCACGTGCCCCCCCACCCTGCACCAGCTGGGCCTCCATCAGTGCGACTCAGCCGTGGAGTCAGGTTCAGCCCCCCTGCAGACACCAAACCCTGTTGTCACCTGTATTTGTGACCAACCGGCTGCACATCGGGGCTCCCACAACTCCGGGGCCACGTGCCTACATGTATTGTTGTTGCCTACAAAGGACATGAGAAAGGACACAGCTGAACAGCCAGGAGAGGACACACAGGGCGGGGGCTTGGGGGAGCCCTGAGTGTGGGAGCTCCTGTCCCTTGGGAGCTCTCCTGTCCCCCTGGAGTTGGGGCGACCACCCCCCCCGACTCAAGGTTGTGTGTCTCCTGACCTAGAAGTTCCCTAAGCCCTGTGCCCTGGGATTCACCACGAGGATGCCATCCCTCAGTCACTCGGTCTCTGGCCTTTCCTGGAGGATGCGGGGGTGGGCAGCTGAAAGTTCAGGTTCGGATCATGGTTCAGTCTTTCTGGTGGTGAGCCACGGTGCCGGAGCCACACAGGGGTCACCTCACAGAGGACATTGTGTCACTCAGGagattacaagggttttaggagccctgTGTCAGTGCTGTGGGCAGAGACCAGCACACGTGTGCATTTTGTACTTTCACATTGGGTGTAAATGACGTACAATTAATTGCACttacttaaagtgtacaatttgctAAGCATAGACGTACACACATTCATGTCATGTTTATGTACGTAAACAGCTGCTGTCTTTACATGAGCAtaggctacacacacacacacacacagtcagcaaAGTTACAAAGGCAGCCCTTGCTGAGAAGGATGGTCTTACCTGTCAGCGTACAAGCTGGCAGACAACTTCATTGAAATTGAAAAGCACTTGCTTTCAGAAAACACtgctaagagaatgaaaagtcGAGCCGTGGGCGAGGCGTGTGCCGGGTGCAGGGCTGCCTTCCACAGGGCACAGAGCCCCCCGGACCCAGCAGTGAGGCCACGCACACTCGGGCAGAAGCGTGGGCACCCTGTGGCCAGGGGAGGGACACGGCCGGCACGGGGCACCCGGGGCGCCCAGTGTGTCTGCGTCCAGGAGGCGGCACGGGACGGCGCCGTGCCCCGAAGATCCCAGTGGCGGCCTCCCTGGTCTTGCTGCTTTCTTCTCACCATCTTGTTCCGACGCTTGGATGCTTCGTCTCTTTCATTTCCACTTCTGTCTTCTGAGCTGTATACCTCTTCGCTTTATTTATTTGGGATTTTCTTCGCGGTCCTGCGCTCTTCAGTGCATCTTTAACTTACAGCCTCCTCCAGGGATTTACACCCTGTCATTTATGCTGTAAgagattcctttttttcttctcaaaagcACTTTGGAGCTTCTTTGTCGTACACTTTACTTCCAGATGTGGTGCCTGTGTTATAAACTTCCCAATGAGTAATTTTTACTGTAAGTAGTCAGTTATCTTTTGAAGAGATtggtaaaaatgagaaaaatgcatcTTTTGTATGTTTGGCTCCATATTTAACATTCCCGTGTTCTTTATTGTGAATCTGAATTTCTGTTCAGAATCAGTCCTTTTGTCTGAAGAAATGAGTGCAATGTTTCTTACGGTTCAGCTGTGCTGATGCTCAATCATCTCAGCTGTCTGAAAgtgttttttcactttattttattatggCAAAATACACATggcataaaatttgccattttaatcatttttaagtgtacacacTGGTGACGGTAAGTGCATTCACAAATATTGTGTAACTGTCACCACAGCTTCCAAACCCTTTCCGTTACCCCAGAAGGACCCCCCACGTGTTAAGCGTTACCTCCCTTCCTTGCctaccccagcccctggtaaccccTTAATCTGTTTTcgttctctatgaatttgcctgttctaggGACCTCACAAGTATTTGTCCTTGTGTGAGCGGCTTCTTTCAGGgagcataatgtcttcagggttcatccgTGAAGCCTGTGTCAGGATTTCCTCCCTCTTTAAGGCTGATGATCCTCTATGTGTGCACAGACCACTTGTCGTCGCCcgttcctctgttgatggacacgtgGGTCATTTCCGCCCTTTGACTGTTGCAGATGCTGCTGCTGTGAGCGCTggtgttttcagttcttttggagtCATACCTAGGAGTGAATTTGCTGCATCATACGATGATTCTTTGTTTACCTTGTTGAGAAACCAGTCGACCCAGTTACAGTGTGCCAgtgtctggtgtccagcacagtgtcccagtcacgcatgTACATACATACGTTCGATTCCACGTGAGAAACCACTTAACTTCCCCACCGCGGCCGCACCGCTTCTAACTCCCTTCAGCAGTGCTCAGAGGCTCCAGCGTCTCCGCGTCCTGGTCGGCActtgttctctctccctttcagtGACAGCAGTCCTGGTGGGCGTGCACGGCTTCTCAGCGCAGCCGGGACGTGCACCTGTGCGGTGGCCGCGGGCCCGTCCCCGTCCCGCCGGCAGCCCTGTGGCTGAGCTGGCGGTGTCCTTGTGTGTGCTGGGCGGTGACCCCGAGTCCGACCTGGACCGCTCTTCTGGCGGCTTGTCGTTACTCTTCGTAGCATCATTTGATGTTACAAGTTAcacgtttttcttttttttcttttccatcttgcTTTACTTCTATTCTGTCTCCAAAATTATTGATTGTCTTTTGCTGTATTTAAACTGCTGTTAACTGCACCTTGATGTATTTTGCACTTCAAACACTGTATCTCCCTTGCTGGAAACCCCATCCAGTCTTCCCTGCGTTTTCTCCTCGTCGTGGTCATTGTTTCATTTGCTCCCCGCACTGTGTGGTGTATTCGTAATTCCCTTTACTGCCCTCGTCTCCTGATGTCGTCGGCTGTGCAGAGCTGCGTGTTTCTGTTGGTGGTTCCCTCCTGGTTGGGGGCAACGTTTTCCTGCTTTTCTGCACGTCTGGTAGTTTGGGTTTGATGTCGGGTGTTCTGAACATCACCGTTGGGTGCAGGGTGGCGCGCCCCGCTGAGCGCTGAGACCTGCCCCAGGGCGCAGTGAGTCCGTCAGCGGCCCCGCTTGGGGCTCGGGCCACGGCCCCGTCAGGGCGGCTCCCTGGCAGCCTCCGCTCCAAGCGCCCGGGGCTGCGCCCCGAGGCCTCCGCCTGGCCCCGCACTCCATGGGGGCTCACGCTGCTGCCGGTCCTCGGTCCTGAGGCACTTCTCTCGCAGGCACTTCTCTCCGTTGGTGCTTTGAGGGTGGGTCCCGCACACCCACACAGAACGTGTTCAGCCGCAGCCTGAATCCGCGTGGTGGCAGCTGGACTCTGGGGAGCTGCCCTGGTCAGTGTCCACGCGCGCGTCTCGTCCTGTCTGAGAAGCACTTTGCACGCATAGGCCAGCCTCGGAGGTGGCGTTCGAGGCAGATCTGGACTGCCGCGGGGAAGCCAGTGGCACGCACGTTGGTTTCCCCGTGCAGAAAGGTGAGGTTTACGCTGTGCTGTGGTCTGCGTGTGCGACAGCGTCATGTCTGAAAAAACAGCTTGCTCACCTTAATTAAAAAGCCGCTGTTGCTAAAAGGTGCTCACGGCAGCGCAGCCAGCCACAAGCCTCCAGTTTGTGAGAAATGCAGTATCTGCGAAGTGCAGCAGAGCGATAAACCTGTTTCATCTGGTTTGCCAGCCGTCTGGGGCAGCCCCTGTGGGAGGGGCAGACCGGTCCGCATCCCCCCGTCAGCGCCAGAGCAGAAGTCGTTGCAGCTTTGTTCCCGGGTCTTTGTATTTACGCACGTTTTACCCTCTGCTCATCAGCTACTGCAGAAGAGGGCCTTAGGATTTGGGTTGAAGCTgtgttgagttttgagagatcAGTTCAGGCAGTACTGGTATCACGGCATCGTGGGGTTTCCTAGTTTGTGAGCTCCGTCTGTGTGCGTCTCCGATTGCTCTCAGCGCGCTTCATCGTTTCCAGTGCACATGTGATGTCCGTATTTTAAAAGAGtatctctaaatattttatattattgtgCGCTATTAAATGTGGAATTTAAAACGTTGCATTTTCAGTTATTGTATGACTAAAGGAATACTCTTATTTTTGTATACGAGGCTTGTATGTCCTGACTTTATAAATGCACACGTTACTTCTAGCAGCTTTTGGCGGGTCCTTGTGAGTTTACCTCCACAGACATGTGTGATACAGAGAAGAGGGGCTTCACCTCTGCATTCCCAGTTTGTGCACCTTTGGTTGCTGCTCATTTTTGTAGTCTCTTActttctgcttttttgtttgtttgtcttctgtattttatttttgagagctGTGTGTAATTACATGTACGAAGCATGTAATTACAGGTGGCGTTGTGGAACTACTGTTGCGCATGACCACCTTGCACCTGCGTGCGGCGGCTCCGGGAGTGCAGCCTCCGTGCTGGGCGCCTGCTGCTTCTGCTTTCGGGCCTGGTGTTTCCCTGTATGTGTAGTGCTGCCTTATTTATATGCTAGTTTGTGATCTTGAATATCTGGCAGAACTCTGGAGTTTGTTACTTGGGGTGCTTTCTTCCCGAAACCACCTGCGCTTGCTTCAGGTGGCGGAGCGGCAGCAACGGGAGAGGGTGGGGTCCCTTGAAGGCTCTTGTCCTCGCCTTTGCCTCACTTTGGAAACGCGCTGGTTTGGAACGAGTCCTGGGGTGACCTCCCTGCTGTGGCCCGGCCCTGCGTGGGGGTCACTGGCATGGGTGGGTGGATGGCCGCCGCCCCCGGATGATTCACTTGGCGCTGGAGGCTCAGCCCTCCCTCCACGGGCCCCACGCACTGTCCCGGGAACGCGGTGCAGGAAGGGGGATGAGGCTGCGCTCGGTTGCAGGGCAGGGATGCGtggcgggcgggggtggggtgcaccccccaccccaccctcgcAGGGGCCCACCGGCCACCCTGCCTGCTGCGGCCCAGCCTGCAGGCGGTGCTGCTGTGGCCCCACAGGGGTGCTATGGCTTGAACCAGACCTGAGGACCTAAGGCGGCAGTTCCTCCGGCAGCTCATTCGCGGGGTCCTGGCTGCGGTGCCTCCTGCTGAGGGCAGCTAGGTGGCCCCAGTCAGGGACCAGCCAGAGTCCCCGCGGCTGGGGCGGGGCGGCCAAGCTTCTCCCTGCATGTCCGGGCGCAGGCCGGCTGGCACTGCATCCAGGCAGGTTATCCGGGCCCTTCATTGGCCTTCCCCGGGCTGAGCTGCCCCAGTGGACATGAGGTGGACACCAGGGTGACCCCGTGAGCCCATCCCCTCCACAGGTCGCTGTGCTGGTAACCGTGAAGGGCGAGTACGTAGGTTCTTATCCCCAGCAACCCTTTTATGCTGTGTGGCCCTCTTATCAACAGGTTGTTTGAATTTAAATTCATatctttagtttttgcttattttgCATTTTCAGGATATTTTCATGGTGTAAGTGGATTGTAAAAAAATCAAGGAGCAAGGTTTCTATTTCAATTCACCATCATGTCATGTCTCTCTCTGCACGTGGAGGCTGATGTGCCCATCACAGTGCAGACTGGACACGTGTGACATAGATTGTGCCTCACGTGATTCGGTCTCTTACAGGTGACGCAGAAGGGTCCCTGTGCTGCCAGGATGACCAGACTCCTGTCCCCACGGCCGGCAGGCCCCTGCTGCGTAGGCGTGCTTCCACACCGTGCAGTGTGGCCTGGTCGGACTTCGGGGGAGCCGTGCTCTGCGCCCTGAGATGACATGGACTCTGGACTCTGCTTCTCAGCAAGATCTAGGATCAGCCATACTCACAAACACCCCGGAAGATAGGGTCACTCTGACAGAACTGAAGCTGGGCACCCGCGGGGCACAGATGAGCTCGTGGATTGACTTCCTGCCCACCTGAAGCCGGCTGAGTAGTTATGGTCAGTCATGGAGAATAACCAGGAGACTAGGCCCGGAGGGGACGGGGGGTTCGTTTCCAAtaaaataaagttcaaaataGAAGAGGACGACGATGGCCAGCTTCCTGGTCACGGCCTGGAGGACGGGCAGCAGGCGGACGGAGGGGACGACTACGGGGCGCTGCTCTCGCAGTACAGCAGCACCCTGTACAGCGTGGCCATGGAGGCCGTGGCACAGAGCCTGCTCTCGGGCCGCGGTGCCGGCTCCAGGAAGAAGTCGCCAGCCTGGAAACACTTCTTCATCTCCCCCCGCGACAGCACCAAGGCCATCTGCACCTACTGCATGAAGGAGTTCAGCCGGGGCAAGAATGAGAAGGACCTGAGCACCAGCTGCCTCATGAGACACGTGAGGAGGGCGCACCCCACGGCGCTGGCCGAGCCGGGGCCCGAGCCCGGCGGCGGGGGCGCCCcggccccctgcccccgccccgccccgcggccCCCGCCCGCCGCCACCACTGCGGGAGACCTGGGCCCCTTGCTCTCGCCCATCAAACTAGCCCGGAAAGCGGCCTCTCAGACCCCGTCCCCCGAGCACACAACAGAGGAATCTGTGTCCGCCGTATCCTCTGAGGAGGTCTCATCTGACGTGCCTGGGTCTGAGAGGAACGGCCGGGAAGAAGCCTTGGGGGTGCCACCGCCCCGCCTGCCTGCACCCCACAGCGAGGATGCGGCGGACGGCGGGGCCGAGAGGAGCCTCCCTGTCCCCAGGAGCACGTCGGGGTCCCGGAGGAGGTCTGCGGTCTGGAAGCACTTCTACCTGTCGCCGCTGGACAGCTCCAAGGCCGTGTGCATTCACTGCATGAACGAGTTCAGCCGCGGGAAGAACGGGAAGGACCTGGGCACCAGCTGCCTGATCCGGCACATGTGGCGGGCGCACCGCGCCATCGTGCTGCGAGAGAACGGCGGGGGCGCAGCCGTGCCACCCCCCTACTCAGCGCCACCCACCCTCCTGCCTGCACTGCCGCCGCCAGACGGAGAGCCCGACTCCGTGTCCTCGTCCCCAGGGAAGCTGGTTCCCGAGTCCCCTTCCGCGTCCTCCTCCCCCGATCGGCTGCCAGAGGACCTGCCCAGGCACCTGAGCGCCAGAGACGCGCTGCTGGAGGACGCAGCCGCACTGTCCTCTGACGATGCAGGTGAGGCCTCCCTGGCACCCTCTCCCGAGAAGGAGCGCGGCCCTGTGCCAAGCCCGCGTGCGCCGGAGGCAGGGGCCATGTTCCAGCAGAACAGGAAGGTCATGCGGAGGCTCAAGTCGGAAGTGTGGCACCACTTCTCGCTGGCGCCCACCGACAGCCTCAAGGCCGTGTGCAGGCACTGCGCCTGCGTCATCAGTCGCGGGAAGAAGGGTGACGTGGGCACCAGCTGTCTGATGCGGCACCTCTACCGGCGCCACCCGGACGTGGTCGGGAGCCAGAGGGGTCTTCTGGGCACCGGCCTGGCAAATTCTCCGTATGCCACCCTGGCTTCTGCAGAAACCACCGCCGCCAAGGTAACTGACCTGCCCGCGGTGGTCACCAGGAGCGGTCCAGCCGTGTTTCCCGTCAGCAGCAAGAAGACCTCCAAGCTGTGGAATCACTTTTCCACTTGCCCCGCAGACCCCACCAAGGTCGTGTGCTTGCACTGTGGCCGGACCATCAGCAGAGGCAAGAAGCCCACCAACCTGGGCACCAGCTGCCTCCTGCGGCACCTGCAGAGGTTCCACAGCGGCGCCCTGAA is a window of Camelus bactrianus isolate YW-2024 breed Bactrian camel chromosome 12, ASM4877302v1, whole genome shotgun sequence DNA encoding:
- the ZBED4 gene encoding zinc finger BED domain-containing protein 4, whose product is MENNQETRPGGDGGFVSNKIKFKIEEDDDGQLPGHGLEDGQQADGGDDYGALLSQYSSTLYSVAMEAVAQSLLSGRGAGSRKKSPAWKHFFISPRDSTKAICTYCMKEFSRGKNEKDLSTSCLMRHVRRAHPTALAEPGPEPGGGGAPAPCPRPAPRPPPAATTAGDLGPLLSPIKLARKAASQTPSPEHTTEESVSAVSSEEVSSDVPGSERNGREEALGVPPPRLPAPHSEDAADGGAERSLPVPRSTSGSRRRSAVWKHFYLSPLDSSKAVCIHCMNEFSRGKNGKDLGTSCLIRHMWRAHRAIVLRENGGGAAVPPPYSAPPTLLPALPPPDGEPDSVSSSPGKLVPESPSASSSPDRLPEDLPRHLSARDALLEDAAALSSDDAGEASLAPSPEKERGPVPSPRAPEAGAMFQQNRKVMRRLKSEVWHHFSLAPTDSLKAVCRHCACVISRGKKGDVGTSCLMRHLYRRHPDVVGSQRGLLGTGLANSPYATLASAETTAAKVTDLPAVVTRSGPAVFPVSSKKTSKLWNHFSTCPADPTKVVCLHCGRTISRGKKPTNLGTSCLLRHLQRFHSGALKPDAPAAPPSTTGGRAPPSSGATGPPPEDDTSERFCDSHPVAKKITRLVAEMMALDLQPYSLVDSVGFSRLLAHLAPQYSLPPPAYFSRTAIPGMYDRVKRAVMSHLQAAESGVVHFTSGIWMSSQTREYLTLTAHWVTFEPAARPLGEDHHCSALLDVSQVDCDYSGSSVQKQLERWWEAWVTSTGLQVGITVTDNPSIGKTLNEGARSSVQCFSHTVDLVVSEAIKSQRMVQSLLSTARKICERIRRSPRARAKLAELQKEYELPPHHLLQDVPSRWGTSFHMLERLIEQRRAVSELSVECNFRELLSSDQWEVMQSVCHALKPFDAASREMSAQVSTLSQVIPMVHILNRRVEMLFQETMGIDSMLKSLQEAMAGRLSATLRDPRYVLATLLDPRYKASLFSEEEAEQYKQDLIRELEMLNSTSEPTPVSNGCAPGSPRGDSAADGSLWSLMATVKRSEPRGPTRVPEAMVLAYLEEEVLEHGCDPLAYWNLKKAAWPSLSALAVRFLGCPPSIVPSEKLFSTPTENGSCGQSRLMMEHFEKLIFLKVNLPLIYFQY